In one Lolium rigidum isolate FL_2022 chromosome 3, APGP_CSIRO_Lrig_0.1, whole genome shotgun sequence genomic region, the following are encoded:
- the LOC124696581 gene encoding uncharacterized protein DDB_G0283697-like — MQDDHPTSPKIKEEHQSKSSGQSKEYDKDTKRRSYAPHDSNDRLDADNGSKDTNVHVDRKLATLDADRSHAGRRSPGPYSTLSSRRQDDYSASAKRKEALCAKSPKQSNEHEDEKRSSYTPDERNDRRDADNCNKKKQADYSASPKRKEECQVKSPRQTKDPEVTRRSYTPDDRIVRHEADNGYNEKRPSPDNGPPKRTEEPCQEKPHSQSNEYDTDKKQRSYTHDYRKDCCNADNDSKERNDHSASANKEEHGANFPRQSKEHDEHKKRGSFTPDDRDDHHYTDNGSKERRDDNSASRKRMEDHRAKSPRQSKEHENDKRGSYTHDGRKDHCDADNGSTERRDDYSASRNRKEEHRAKSPRQLKEHDDNKKRGSFTPDDRSDHHDTDNGSKKRDENSASRERMEDHRAKSPRQSKGHENDKNRDIHDDRKDRCDA, encoded by the exons ATGCAAGATGACCACCCTACATCACCAAAGATTAAGGAAGAGCACCAGTCAAAATCATCAGGACAATCAAAAGAATATGATAAGGATACAAAGCGGAGATCCTATGCCCCTCATGATAGTAATGACCGCCTTGATGCTGATAATGGTTCCAAAGA TACCAATGTGCATGTTGACAGGAAGCTGGCAACACTGGATGCTGACAGATCCCATGCTGGCCGGAGGTCACCTGGACCATATTCTACATTGTCCTCAAGAAGGCAAGATGACTATTCTGCTTCTGCAAAGAGAAAGGAAGCGCTCTGCGCAAAATCACCAAAACAGTCAAATGAACATGAGGATGAAAAGAGGAGCTCATATACTCCTGATGAAAGAAATGACCGACGTGATGCTGATAATTGTAACAAGAA AAAGCAAGCTGACTACTCTGCTTCCCCAAAGAGAAAGGAAGAGTGCCAGGTGAAATCACCACGACAAACAAAAGATCCTGAGGTTACGAGGAGATCCTATACTCCCGATGATAGAATTGTCCGTCATGAAGCTGACAATGGTTACAATGA GAAGCGTCCATCACCTGACAATGGTCCACCAAAGAGAACAGAAGAGCCTTGCCAAGAAAAACCACATAGCCAGTCAAACGAATATGATACCGATAAGAAGCAGAGATCCTATACTCACGACTATAGAAAGGACTGCTGTAATGCTGATAATGACTCCAAAGA GCGAAATGACCACTCTGCCTCTGCAAATAAAGAGGAGCACGGGGCAAATTTCCCAAGACAGTCGAAGGAACATGATGAGCATAAGAAGAGGGGATCATTTACTCCTGATGATAGAGATGACCACCATTATACTGATAATGGTTCAAAAGA AAGGCGTGATGACAACTCAGCTTCCCGAAAGAGAATGGAGGACCACCGTGCAAAATCACCAAGACAATCAAAAGAACATGAGAACGATAAGAGGGGATCCTATACTCATGACGGTAGAAAGGACCACTGTGATGCTGATAACGGTTCCACAGA AAGGCGAGATGACTACTCAGCTTCCAGAAATAGAAAGGAGGAGCACCGGGCAAAATCACCAAGACAGTTGAAGGAACATGATGATAATAAGAAGAGGGGATCATTTACTCCTGATGATAGAAGTGACCACCATGATACTGATAATGGTTCAAAAAA GCGAGATGAGAACTCAGCTTCCCGAGAGAGAATGGAAGACCACCGTGCAAAATCACCAAGACAATCAAAAGGACATGAGAATGATAAGAATAGGGATATCCATGACGATAGAAAGGACCGCTGTGATGCT